In Modestobacter versicolor, a single genomic region encodes these proteins:
- a CDS encoding SDR family oxidoreductase, which yields MIVVTAAGGPTGTAVVRELRSRGEQVRAVVNHRGPRPELTGLGAEVVVGELTQPMAWSKVLTGVDALYLIWPNFDPDEAEGAPAVFAEARRAGVPRVVYHSVLRPQLRAMPHHAAKDRAEEALDASGLRAWRVLQPCAYADNLDGQLEAAQVSGVLRSYWGLRTAQSLVDLRDVAAAAAVLLTEDGLDGGTFEAAGPEALTAPDLAERIAAWLGDEVVADDVVPGGEVPTGYAARCRRTMFDHYRANGFTGSPRVLTDLLGRPPRTFAEHLADLPVPGAASR from the coding sequence GTGATCGTGGTGACCGCGGCCGGCGGGCCCACCGGCACGGCAGTGGTGCGCGAGCTGCGCTCCCGGGGCGAGCAGGTGCGCGCGGTGGTGAACCACCGCGGCCCCCGCCCGGAGCTGACCGGGCTCGGCGCCGAGGTGGTCGTCGGCGAGCTCACCCAGCCGATGGCCTGGTCGAAGGTGCTGACCGGGGTCGACGCCCTCTACCTGATCTGGCCGAACTTCGACCCCGACGAGGCCGAGGGCGCCCCGGCGGTCTTCGCCGAGGCGCGCCGCGCCGGCGTGCCCCGGGTCGTCTACCACTCGGTGCTCCGGCCGCAGCTGCGGGCGATGCCGCACCACGCGGCCAAGGACCGTGCCGAGGAGGCGCTGGACGCCAGCGGGCTGCGCGCCTGGCGGGTGCTCCAGCCGTGCGCCTACGCCGACAACCTCGACGGCCAGCTGGAGGCGGCCCAGGTGAGCGGGGTGCTGCGCAGCTACTGGGGGCTGCGGACGGCGCAGTCGCTGGTCGACCTGCGCGACGTCGCGGCCGCCGCCGCGGTGCTGCTGACCGAGGACGGCCTGGACGGCGGGACCTTCGAGGCGGCCGGGCCGGAGGCGCTGACCGCGCCGGACCTGGCCGAGCGGATCGCCGCCTGGCTCGGGGACGAGGTCGTCGCCGACGACGTCGTCCCCGGCGGTGAGGTGCCGACCGGGTACGCCGCCCGCTGCCGCCGCACGATGTTCGACCACTACCGCGCCAACGGGTTCACCGGCAGCCCGCGGGTGCTCACCGACCTGCTGGGCCGCCCGCCGCGGACGTTCGCCGAGCACCTGGCCGACCTCCCGGTGCCCGGCGCCGCGTCCCGGTGA
- a CDS encoding FAD-dependent oxidoreductase produces the protein MTAVQDPPTTTQGGAVRTLLRMRVREGCEAQFEEAWQAAAAQIAAEPGNVRQELLRDADDPRTFLIAGDWADRAAADAFGRSRARETLTAALRDLREDADRSTYEVRCGIAGGEQGSHVRVDISTRVGPGEEEAFERAYAVVTDRLRGTPGLIREELLREPGSDIYHIFAEWESDEDFRNWVDDPSHADQSGPLIRWLSVFFERKLYEIRFRPQEAGVRGVRAATTTPAPAGPVAESVPAPRPAPAAAPVAPPAAAPVRTACEVLVVGAGPTGLTAAIELARRGIAVRVVDKRSAPAAQADKAIGVHCRTMEIWEDQGVVTEAMDAGSWLYGQTVFVNGRQTHQVDWSGLEELPYAHLGLPQYETERILGDRLAALGVRVDRGVELTGFSQDDDGVTAELVDADGARSSTRAQYLVGADGSGSAVRAQLGLTFDGGLSMFPQLFMLGDVDVDWEMPPGHLVRWVRIEEDGDFTGMLVCVPLKGRNRYRVATLAPQRLQQTIGSGVVPPGFWKEYDPPGLADIQAAIDDLGPAGTTATNLRWSSVFRVKHGIVDRYRDGRVFVAGDAAHLHPPAGGQGMNTGIQDAWNLAWKVALAVRGQASPGLLDSYQAERRPAGKAIVDRAVAIAFTDEMDMDDERAQFLLEMQMTMNYAGSPLVGEVTDSQGFAGGPEPGHRAPDVLGLRRFGVAHDLRLFDLTRGTHSTLLLHAGPGTSPDELRALEELAVAVRASTGGQVRPYLLAAPGTSVPPLVDLPVLSDARGAFATAYGTTGSGTAAYLVRPDGHVGFRTRPVTEQALRAHLAQVFTG, from the coding sequence ATGACCGCTGTCCAGGACCCACCCACCACCACGCAGGGCGGCGCCGTGCGCACGCTGCTGCGGATGCGGGTGCGCGAGGGCTGCGAGGCGCAGTTCGAGGAGGCCTGGCAGGCGGCGGCCGCGCAGATCGCCGCGGAGCCGGGCAACGTCCGGCAGGAGCTGCTGCGTGACGCCGACGACCCGCGGACCTTCCTCATCGCCGGCGACTGGGCCGACCGGGCCGCGGCGGACGCCTTCGGCCGGTCCCGGGCCCGCGAGACGCTGACCGCCGCCCTCCGCGACCTGCGCGAGGACGCCGACCGCAGCACCTACGAGGTGCGCTGCGGCATCGCCGGCGGGGAGCAGGGCTCGCACGTCCGGGTGGACATCAGCACCCGGGTCGGGCCCGGCGAGGAGGAGGCGTTCGAGCGGGCCTACGCCGTCGTGACCGACCGGCTGCGCGGGACGCCGGGGCTGATCCGGGAGGAGCTGCTCCGCGAACCGGGCTCGGACATCTACCACATCTTCGCCGAGTGGGAGTCCGACGAGGACTTCCGCAACTGGGTGGACGACCCCTCGCACGCCGACCAGAGCGGGCCGCTGATCCGCTGGCTGTCGGTGTTCTTCGAGCGCAAGCTCTACGAGATCCGGTTCCGCCCGCAGGAGGCCGGCGTCCGCGGCGTCCGGGCCGCGACGACCACCCCGGCCCCGGCCGGCCCGGTGGCCGAGTCGGTGCCCGCGCCCCGCCCCGCACCGGCGGCCGCCCCGGTCGCCCCGCCCGCGGCCGCGCCGGTCCGCACCGCCTGCGAGGTGCTCGTGGTGGGCGCCGGGCCCACCGGGCTGACCGCGGCGATCGAGCTGGCCCGCCGGGGCATCGCCGTCCGGGTCGTGGACAAGCGGAGCGCGCCGGCCGCCCAGGCGGACAAGGCGATCGGCGTGCACTGCCGGACGATGGAGATCTGGGAGGACCAGGGCGTCGTCACCGAGGCGATGGACGCCGGCAGCTGGCTGTACGGCCAGACGGTGTTCGTCAACGGCCGGCAGACCCACCAGGTCGACTGGTCCGGGCTCGAGGAGCTGCCCTACGCCCACCTCGGGCTGCCGCAGTACGAGACCGAGCGCATCCTCGGCGACCGGCTCGCCGCGCTGGGCGTGCGGGTCGACCGCGGGGTCGAGCTCACCGGCTTCAGCCAGGACGACGACGGCGTGACCGCGGAGCTGGTGGACGCCGACGGTGCCCGGTCCAGCACCCGGGCGCAGTACCTGGTCGGCGCCGACGGGTCGGGCAGCGCGGTGCGCGCCCAGCTCGGGCTCACCTTCGACGGCGGCCTGTCGATGTTCCCGCAGCTGTTCATGCTCGGCGACGTCGACGTCGACTGGGAGATGCCACCGGGGCACCTGGTCCGCTGGGTGCGGATCGAGGAGGACGGCGACTTCACCGGCATGCTGGTCTGCGTCCCGCTCAAGGGCCGCAACCGGTACCGGGTGGCGACGCTGGCGCCGCAGCGGCTGCAGCAGACGATCGGCAGCGGGGTCGTGCCGCCCGGGTTCTGGAAGGAGTACGACCCGCCGGGGCTGGCCGACATCCAGGCCGCCATCGACGACCTCGGCCCGGCCGGGACCACGGCGACCAACCTGCGCTGGTCGTCGGTGTTCCGGGTCAAGCACGGCATCGTCGACCGGTACCGCGACGGCCGGGTGTTCGTGGCCGGCGACGCCGCGCACCTGCACCCCCCGGCGGGCGGGCAGGGCATGAACACCGGCATCCAGGACGCCTGGAACCTGGCGTGGAAGGTCGCCCTCGCCGTCCGCGGGCAGGCCTCCCCCGGCCTGCTGGACAGCTACCAGGCCGAGCGGCGTCCCGCGGGCAAGGCGATCGTCGACCGCGCCGTGGCCATCGCGTTCACCGACGAGATGGACATGGACGACGAGCGGGCGCAGTTCCTGCTCGAGATGCAGATGACGATGAACTACGCCGGGAGCCCGCTGGTCGGGGAGGTCACCGACTCGCAGGGGTTCGCCGGGGGGCCGGAGCCCGGCCACCGGGCGCCGGACGTGCTGGGGCTGCGCCGGTTCGGCGTCGCCCACGACCTGCGGCTGTTCGACCTCACCCGGGGCACCCACTCCACGCTGCTGCTGCACGCCGGGCCCGGCACCTCGCCCGACGAGCTGCGGGCGCTGGAGGAGCTGGCCGTGGCGGTCCGGGCGTCGACCGGCGGCCAGGTGCGCCCGTACCTGCTGGCCGCCCCGGGGACGTCGGTGCCGCCGCTGGTCGACCTGCCGGTGCTCAGCGACGCCCGCGGCGCGTTCGCCACCGCCTACGGCACCACCGGCAGCGGGACGGCCGCGTACCTGGTGCGGCCCGACGGGCACGTCGGCTTCCGCACCCGCCCGGTGACCGAGCAGGCGCTGCGCGCCCACCTGGCGCAGGTGTTCACCGGCTGA
- a CDS encoding MarR family transcriptional regulator: MGDAMDVILEQWARERPDLDCSPMGVIGRISQLQREVFLAQRATFARHGLDAPSFDVLAALRRAGEPYQLTPTALMRTALVTSGAITQRLDRLEERGLITRGRSDADGRAVVVTLTEEGRRALDAALPDHLETERAMLAGLSEQETDQLAGLLRRWLVALGRVPGSVPDAS; this comes from the coding sequence GTGGGCGACGCCATGGACGTGATCCTCGAGCAGTGGGCCCGGGAGCGCCCCGACCTGGACTGCTCGCCGATGGGCGTCATCGGCCGGATCAGCCAGCTGCAGCGCGAGGTGTTCCTGGCCCAGCGCGCCACCTTCGCCCGGCACGGCCTGGACGCGCCGTCCTTCGACGTGCTGGCCGCGCTGCGCCGGGCCGGCGAGCCGTACCAGCTCACGCCCACCGCGCTGATGCGCACGGCGCTGGTCACCTCCGGGGCGATCACCCAGCGGCTGGACCGGCTGGAGGAGCGCGGCCTGATCACCCGGGGGCGCAGCGACGCCGACGGCCGGGCGGTCGTCGTCACGCTCACCGAGGAGGGGCGGCGCGCCCTCGACGCCGCGCTGCCCGACCACCTGGAGACCGAGCGCGCCATGCTCGCCGGGCTGTCGGAGCAGGAGACCGACCAGCTGGCCGGGTTGCTGCGCCGCTGGCTGGTCGCGCTGGGCCGGGTGCCCGGGAGCGTCCCGGACGCGAGCTAG
- the soxR gene encoding redox-sensitive transcriptional activator SoxR — protein sequence MDELLGIGEVAARSGVSVPAVRYYETRGLLTSVRDTGNRRRYPRTVLRRLAFVSAAQRVGLSLEEIAASLAELPEGRTPTRADWTRLSRSWRGRVDARIAELEALREDLDGCIGCGCLSLRRCALSNPGDAASAEGPGSRWLRQARAGRRVG from the coding sequence GTGGACGAGCTGCTGGGCATCGGTGAGGTCGCAGCGCGCTCCGGTGTCTCGGTGCCGGCGGTGCGCTACTACGAGACCCGGGGGCTGCTGACCAGCGTCCGGGACACCGGCAACCGCCGCCGCTACCCGCGCACGGTGCTCCGCCGGCTGGCCTTCGTGTCCGCGGCCCAGCGGGTCGGGCTGTCGCTGGAGGAGATCGCCGCGTCGCTGGCCGAGCTGCCCGAGGGCCGCACGCCGACCCGGGCGGACTGGACCCGGCTCTCCCGCTCCTGGCGCGGCCGCGTGGACGCCCGGATCGCCGAGCTCGAGGCGCTCCGCGAGGACCTCGACGGCTGCATCGGCTGCGGCTGCCTGTCGCTGCGCCGCTGCGCGCTGTCCAACCCCGGCGACGCCGCGAGCGCGGAGGGGCCCGGGTCCCGCTGGCTGCGCCAGGCCCGCGCCGGCCGCCGGGTGGGCTAG
- a CDS encoding STAS domain-containing protein, with product MEETDPSVEVTVTEQDTEHAAIRLVGELTESARRPLVRVMTDLLLGAPQLRRVQLDTCAVGFMNSAGMSALVQVQKMCQPRGIDLTLVVHGSAVSRPLQLSGLWHRFTVIDRRDDAPPVVHEATHERTEHS from the coding sequence ATGGAGGAGACCGATCCCAGCGTCGAGGTCACCGTCACCGAGCAGGACACCGAGCACGCCGCGATCCGGCTGGTCGGCGAGCTCACCGAGAGCGCCCGCCGCCCGTTGGTCCGGGTGATGACCGACCTGCTGCTCGGCGCGCCCCAGCTGCGCCGGGTCCAGCTCGACACCTGCGCGGTCGGCTTCATGAACTCCGCCGGCATGTCCGCGCTCGTGCAGGTGCAGAAGATGTGCCAGCCGCGCGGCATCGACCTCACCCTGGTCGTGCACGGCAGCGCCGTCAGCCGCCCGCTGCAGCTGAGCGGGCTGTGGCACCGGTTCACCGTCATCGACCGCCGGGACGACGCCCCGCCCGTCGTCCACGAGGCGACCCACGAGCGCACCGAGCACAGCTGA
- a CDS encoding NUDIX domain-containing protein: MRATSSREVYRNPWIRVREDAIERDDGSTGIYGVVERDHFGLVIPAERDGFWLVEQYRHPLGRRSWEFPQGTWPAGHDGAADDLARAELAEETGLRAAELRHLGHLDLAPGLITQEFDVWLAAGLTQGPTAREETEADMRTAFVPETEFRAMVRDGRFTDGPSLAAYSLLLLSRP, translated from the coding sequence GTGCGCGCGACGAGCAGCCGGGAGGTCTACCGGAACCCGTGGATCCGGGTCCGCGAGGACGCCATCGAGCGGGACGACGGCTCGACCGGCATCTACGGGGTCGTGGAGCGGGACCACTTCGGGCTGGTGATCCCGGCCGAGCGGGACGGCTTCTGGCTGGTCGAGCAGTACCGCCACCCGCTGGGCCGTCGCTCGTGGGAGTTCCCGCAGGGCACCTGGCCGGCCGGGCACGACGGTGCGGCCGACGACCTCGCCCGCGCCGAGCTGGCCGAGGAGACCGGCCTGCGCGCCGCCGAGCTGCGGCACCTCGGGCACCTGGACCTGGCACCGGGGCTGATCACCCAGGAGTTCGACGTCTGGCTGGCGGCCGGGCTCACCCAGGGGCCGACCGCCCGCGAGGAGACCGAGGCCGACATGCGCACCGCGTTCGTGCCGGAGACCGAGTTCCGGGCGATGGTCCGCGACGGCCGGTTCACCGACGGCCCCTCGCTGGCCGCCTACAGCCTGCTGCTGCTCAGCCGGCCGTAG
- a CDS encoding hydantoinase/oxoprolinase family protein — translation MSARRVRIGIDTGGTFTDVVAVDEETGEVATTKTPSTPSDPADGFLAGVQKVLGQLGLDGSAVTAVSHGTTVATNQLLEGKLDRIGFITTEGYESVLEIARQSVPDGYGNSYFWVKPPRIVPADLVRTVRGRLDVTGAEVRPFDRDDAVAAARFFRDAGITTIGVCFLHAYADDAHERAMLDVLHVEHPGAVVSISSQVLREYREYERSVTTLVDAAVKPKVGAYVSGIRRRLDEIAPGVPFYVMKSNGGVLSAAEVVNQPITTMLSGPAAGALGAALIAGTAGFDRVLTCDGGGTSTDVTVVIDGEPTLTTEGSVGDYPSKIPMIDVVTVGAGGGSIAWLSPEGTLKVGPRSAGADPGPICYDQGGDQPTVTDAHVVLGRIPPHLLGGEIPLSVDAARAGLEQLGGQLGMGVEQLATGILEISAWNQANALRQVTVARGLDVRDFTLTTFGGSGSLLACRLMDVLGLPRTLVPPNPGNVSAFGLLTVDVRNDYVQTMVSRHAELSPESVAGAFAALEAQAAAALDEEGFGRDQQRVQRTADLRYVGQAFEVRVPVGAGELDPAALDAVATAFHAAHHQLYGYDFADDPRQAVEWVNLRVSGIGPIRRPDVVELAPREGGVDRSVTGTRRVFFDEWTDAPLHWRPDLAPGDVVVGPAVVEEFGSTVPVHPGFVATVDRYGNLLLTREDAR, via the coding sequence ATGAGTGCTCGGCGCGTGCGCATCGGCATCGACACCGGGGGCACGTTCACCGACGTCGTCGCCGTCGACGAGGAGACCGGCGAGGTCGCGACCACCAAGACCCCGTCCACCCCCAGCGACCCGGCCGACGGCTTCCTCGCCGGCGTCCAGAAGGTCCTCGGGCAGCTGGGCCTGGACGGCAGCGCCGTCACCGCGGTCAGCCACGGGACGACGGTCGCCACCAACCAGCTGCTCGAGGGCAAGCTCGACCGGATCGGGTTCATCACCACCGAGGGCTACGAGTCGGTGCTGGAGATCGCCCGCCAGTCGGTGCCCGACGGCTACGGGAACAGCTACTTCTGGGTCAAGCCGCCGCGGATCGTCCCGGCCGACCTGGTCCGCACCGTGCGCGGGCGGCTCGACGTCACCGGCGCCGAGGTGCGCCCCTTCGACCGGGACGACGCCGTCGCGGCCGCCCGGTTCTTCCGGGACGCCGGGATCACCACCATCGGCGTCTGCTTCCTGCACGCCTACGCCGACGACGCGCACGAGCGGGCCATGCTCGACGTGCTCCACGTGGAACACCCCGGCGCGGTGGTCTCGATCAGCTCCCAGGTGCTGCGCGAGTACCGGGAGTACGAGCGCTCGGTCACCACCCTGGTCGACGCCGCGGTGAAGCCCAAGGTCGGCGCCTACGTGTCCGGCATCCGCCGCCGGCTCGACGAGATCGCGCCCGGCGTCCCCTTCTACGTGATGAAGAGCAACGGCGGCGTGCTCAGCGCGGCCGAGGTCGTCAACCAGCCGATCACCACGATGCTGTCCGGCCCGGCCGCCGGAGCGCTGGGCGCGGCGCTGATCGCCGGGACGGCGGGCTTCGACCGGGTGCTCACCTGCGACGGCGGCGGGACGTCGACCGACGTCACCGTGGTCATCGACGGCGAGCCCACGCTCACCACCGAGGGGTCGGTCGGCGACTACCCGTCCAAGATCCCGATGATCGACGTGGTCACCGTCGGAGCCGGCGGCGGCTCGATCGCCTGGCTCTCCCCCGAGGGCACGCTCAAGGTGGGCCCGCGCTCGGCCGGCGCCGACCCGGGCCCGATCTGCTACGACCAGGGCGGCGACCAGCCCACCGTCACCGACGCCCACGTCGTGCTCGGCCGGATCCCCCCGCACCTGCTGGGTGGGGAGATCCCGCTGTCGGTCGACGCGGCCCGGGCCGGGCTGGAGCAGCTCGGCGGACAGCTGGGCATGGGCGTCGAGCAGCTGGCCACCGGGATCCTGGAGATCTCCGCGTGGAACCAGGCCAACGCGCTGCGCCAGGTCACCGTCGCCCGCGGGCTCGACGTCCGGGACTTCACGCTGACCACGTTCGGCGGCTCCGGCTCGCTGCTGGCCTGCCGGTTGATGGACGTCCTCGGGCTGCCGCGCACGCTGGTGCCGCCGAACCCGGGCAACGTCAGCGCGTTCGGGCTGCTCACCGTCGACGTCCGCAACGACTACGTGCAGACGATGGTGTCCCGGCACGCCGAGCTCTCCCCGGAGTCCGTCGCCGGCGCCTTCGCCGCGCTCGAGGCCCAGGCTGCCGCCGCGCTGGACGAGGAGGGCTTCGGCCGCGACCAGCAGCGGGTGCAGCGCACCGCGGACCTGCGCTACGTCGGCCAGGCGTTCGAGGTCCGGGTGCCGGTCGGCGCGGGCGAGCTGGACCCCGCCGCCCTCGACGCCGTGGCCACCGCCTTCCACGCCGCGCACCACCAGCTCTACGGGTACGACTTCGCCGACGACCCGCGGCAGGCCGTGGAGTGGGTCAACCTGCGGGTGAGCGGGATCGGGCCCATCCGCCGTCCCGACGTGGTGGAGCTGGCGCCGCGCGAGGGCGGGGTGGACCGCTCCGTCACCGGCACCCGCCGGGTCTTCTTCGACGAGTGGACCGACGCCCCGCTGCACTGGCGGCCGGACCTCGCCCCCGGCGACGTCGTCGTCGGCCCGGCGGTCGTGGAGGAGTTCGGCTCGACCGTGCCCGTGCACCCCGGTTTCGTCGCCACCGTCGACCGGTACGGCAACCTGCTGCTGACCCGAGAGGACGCCCGATGA
- a CDS encoding hydantoinase B/oxoprolinase family protein produces the protein MTTADPVLVEIVAGTLAAIEKEVETSIGRTSRSPMIRDAHDFRAGIHDRQLRKLTGRSYSALVHPVVRDHPIPTMNPGDVYFHNDVYLSEGGIGHLPDLCVTVPVFAAGPDGQPEVVAFVQAFGHHDDIGGAVPGSMPSAATSVFEEGLMVPPIKLWDRGVRNEAALTIMTRNSRMPDSLAADLDAECSACLAGARRLGELFDRYGVAAVEACFEAILSSSTAVYRREVLSQIPDGSYVWEDYAEHDGVEEPQLHRQRITLTMDSTAEVPLVIDFTGTGPQAKGPINHCGDYADGNFLKKWLAPVLRNLAATPERMAELDVNEGVVPLIEMRFPEKGTLLTPIFPAPTNARTFVILRLLGVLAGVLAKATGGRMPADQETIRYTGVYGTDAAGEPYLMREVLGGGSGGRYYADGEDTIHVVPDSRNLPTEFTESRFPLRIERLGLAVDSGGPGRYRGGCGYEKDIRVLRDAHFMSIADRSILSCWGVNGGKAGRPFSITVDPGGPDEHEVDALADAEPLRAGTVVRVRTTGGGGWGDPLERPVEEVLRDIAWRKVSVEGARRDYGVVVTADGTADHAATEALRAEVRAGRDDVQPFFDRGPGYALLSGGAAYNEFDLL, from the coding sequence ATGACCACCGCCGACCCGGTCCTGGTCGAGATCGTCGCCGGCACGCTGGCCGCGATCGAGAAGGAGGTCGAGACGTCGATCGGGCGCACCTCGCGCTCGCCGATGATCCGCGACGCCCACGACTTCCGCGCCGGCATCCACGACCGGCAGCTGCGCAAGCTCACCGGCCGGTCGTACTCGGCGCTGGTGCACCCCGTCGTCCGCGACCACCCGATCCCGACGATGAACCCCGGCGACGTCTACTTCCACAACGACGTCTACCTGTCCGAGGGCGGGATCGGCCACCTGCCCGACCTCTGCGTGACCGTGCCGGTCTTCGCCGCCGGCCCCGACGGCCAGCCGGAGGTCGTCGCCTTCGTCCAGGCGTTCGGCCACCACGACGACATCGGGGGCGCGGTGCCCGGGTCGATGCCCTCGGCCGCGACGTCGGTGTTCGAGGAGGGGCTGATGGTCCCCCCGATCAAGCTGTGGGACCGCGGCGTCCGCAACGAGGCCGCGCTGACGATCATGACGCGCAACTCGCGGATGCCCGACTCGCTCGCCGCCGACCTGGACGCCGAGTGCTCGGCGTGCCTCGCCGGTGCCCGGCGGCTGGGCGAGCTGTTCGACCGGTACGGCGTCGCGGCGGTGGAGGCCTGCTTCGAGGCCATCCTGTCCAGCTCCACCGCGGTGTACCGCCGGGAGGTCCTGTCCCAGATCCCCGACGGCTCCTACGTCTGGGAGGACTACGCCGAGCACGACGGCGTCGAGGAGCCGCAGCTGCACCGGCAGCGGATCACGCTGACCATGGACTCGACGGCGGAGGTGCCGCTGGTCATTGACTTCACCGGCACCGGACCGCAGGCCAAGGGGCCGATCAACCACTGCGGCGACTACGCCGACGGCAACTTCCTGAAGAAGTGGCTGGCGCCTGTCCTGCGCAACCTGGCCGCGACGCCGGAGCGGATGGCCGAGCTCGACGTGAACGAGGGCGTCGTGCCGCTGATCGAGATGCGCTTCCCGGAGAAGGGCACGCTGCTCACGCCGATCTTCCCCGCGCCCACCAACGCCCGGACGTTCGTGATCCTGCGGCTGCTCGGCGTGCTGGCCGGCGTGCTGGCCAAGGCGACCGGCGGCCGGATGCCCGCCGACCAGGAGACGATCCGCTACACCGGCGTCTACGGCACCGACGCCGCCGGCGAGCCGTACCTGATGCGCGAGGTGCTCGGCGGCGGCTCGGGCGGCCGCTACTACGCCGACGGCGAGGACACCATCCACGTCGTCCCGGACTCCCGGAACCTGCCGACGGAGTTCACCGAGTCCCGGTTCCCGCTGCGCATCGAGCGGCTGGGCCTGGCCGTCGACTCCGGCGGCCCCGGCCGGTACCGCGGCGGCTGCGGCTACGAGAAGGACATCCGGGTGCTCCGCGACGCGCACTTCATGTCGATCGCCGACCGCTCGATCCTGTCCTGCTGGGGCGTCAACGGCGGGAAGGCCGGCCGGCCGTTCTCGATCACCGTCGACCCGGGCGGCCCGGACGAGCACGAGGTCGACGCGCTGGCCGACGCCGAGCCGCTGCGGGCCGGCACCGTCGTGCGGGTGCGGACGACCGGTGGCGGCGGGTGGGGCGACCCGCTGGAGCGCCCGGTCGAGGAGGTGCTGCGCGACATCGCGTGGCGGAAGGTCAGCGTCGAGGGGGCCCGGCGCGACTACGGCGTCGTCGTCACGGCCGACGGGACGGCCGACCACGCCGCGACCGAGGCGCTGCGGGCGGAGGTGCGCGCCGGGCGGGACGACGTCCAGCCGTTCTTCGACCGCGGCCCCGGCTACGCCCTGCTCTCCGGCGGCGCCGCCTACAACGAGTTCGACCTGCTCTAG
- a CDS encoding NADPH-dependent FMN reductase, with protein sequence MSQPVLQVVVGSTRPGRKGLAVARWVQQLAQQHGGFDVELVDLAEVALPVFDEPNHPRLQQYTHQHTRDWSAVVARADAYVFVTPEYNHSFPASLKNALDYLNVEWADKAAGLVSYGGVSAGLRAATALKPVLTSLRMVPVVEAATIPFFAQFLTEDGEFQPNEQLTAGGNGMLDELLRLTTALLPLRRPVAEPAATATAG encoded by the coding sequence GTGTCCCAGCCCGTCCTCCAGGTCGTCGTCGGCAGCACGCGCCCCGGCCGCAAGGGCCTGGCGGTCGCCCGTTGGGTGCAGCAGCTGGCCCAGCAGCACGGCGGTTTCGACGTCGAGCTGGTCGACCTGGCCGAGGTGGCGCTGCCGGTGTTCGACGAGCCGAACCACCCGCGGCTGCAGCAGTACACCCACCAGCACACCCGCGACTGGAGCGCCGTGGTCGCGCGCGCCGACGCCTACGTCTTCGTGACGCCGGAGTACAACCACTCCTTCCCGGCGTCGCTGAAGAACGCGCTGGACTACCTGAACGTCGAGTGGGCCGACAAGGCCGCCGGGCTGGTCTCCTACGGCGGCGTCTCGGCCGGCCTGCGTGCGGCGACCGCGCTCAAGCCGGTGCTCACCTCGCTGCGGATGGTGCCGGTCGTGGAGGCCGCCACCATCCCGTTCTTCGCCCAGTTCCTCACCGAGGACGGCGAGTTCCAGCCCAACGAGCAGCTGACCGCCGGCGGCAACGGGATGCTCGACGAGCTGCTCCGGCTGACCACCGCGCTGCTCCCGCTGCGCCGCCCGGTCGCCGAGCCGGCCGCGACCGCTACGGCCGGCTGA
- a CDS encoding DUF1992 domain-containing protein yields the protein MTERKPQGMTFETWVEQQIRRAHDEGAFEGLSLAGKPLPRRDRDKTSYEWALEWARREEADVAAMLPTGLALRKEREELPGKVAQQTSEDAVRALVEAHNERVDQYYRRPVEGVWVPVGMADVDQVVAEWRRSRPPTPPAPAVAEPPPSRRRGWWRRRAA from the coding sequence ATGACGGAGCGCAAGCCGCAGGGCATGACGTTCGAGACCTGGGTCGAGCAGCAGATCCGCCGGGCGCACGACGAGGGCGCCTTCGAGGGGCTCTCCCTGGCCGGGAAGCCGCTGCCGCGCCGCGACCGGGACAAGACCAGCTACGAGTGGGCGCTGGAGTGGGCGCGGCGCGAGGAGGCCGACGTCGCGGCGATGCTGCCGACGGGGCTGGCGCTGCGCAAGGAGCGCGAGGAGCTGCCCGGCAAGGTCGCCCAGCAGACCTCCGAGGACGCCGTGCGAGCCCTGGTCGAGGCGCACAACGAGCGCGTCGACCAGTACTACCGCCGTCCGGTCGAGGGCGTGTGGGTGCCGGTGGGCATGGCCGACGTCGACCAGGTGGTCGCCGAGTGGCGCCGCTCGCGGCCGCCGACGCCGCCCGCCCCGGCCGTCGCGGAGCCCCCGCCGTCCCGGCGACGCGGCTGGTGGCGCCGCCGGGCGGCCTGA